One region of Miscanthus floridulus cultivar M001 chromosome 19, ASM1932011v1, whole genome shotgun sequence genomic DNA includes:
- the LOC136528081 gene encoding uncharacterized protein has product MAKRSAAAAAPESRSRRGAHAVRLLQRIHHRFLRLLGATTPKTASRTAKSARKVARPREPKSLIKAADEKQEQDVEARSPDAAAVSASEAAVAGKYWAHRYSLFNLYDRGVRMDAEGWYSATPESIAASQAARAAPGDLVVDAFAGCGGNSIQFAARGCYVVAVEIDPRKVELAALNARVYGVEDRIEFIVGDFFRLAPFLKADLVFLSPPWGGPSYIQAPVYTLDMLKPKDGYATFRAAQKIAPNIMMFLPRTVDVTQVEELSWLSCPPLDFDSEENYVHRRFKGITAYFGRR; this is encoded by the exons ATGGCGAAAagaagcgccgccgccgccgcgccagaGTCCCGGAGCCGGCGCGGCGCCCACGCCgtccggctcctccagaggatCCATCACCGCTTCCTCCGCCTTCTCGGCGCCACTACACCCAAAACCGCCAGCCGCACAGCCAAGTCTGCCCGCAAGGTCGCGAGACCGAGGGAGCCCAAGAGCCTCATCAAGGCGGCGGATGAAAAGCAGGAGCAGGACGTCGAGGCACGGAGCCCCGATGCCGCCGCCGTTTCCGCTTCCGAGGCGGCCGTGGCGGGCAAGTACTGGGCGCACCGGTACAGCCTCTTCAACCTCTATGACCGCGGCGTGCGCATGGACGCCGAGGGCTGGTACTCCGCCACCCCGGAGTCCATCGCGGCGTCGCaggccgcccgcgccgcgcccggCGACCTCGTCGTCGACGCTTTCGCCGGGTGCGGCGGCAACTCCATCCAGTTCGCCGCCAG GGGCTGCTACGTGGTCGCCGTGGAGATCGACCCGCGAAAGGTGGAGCTGGCGGCGCTCAACGCGAGGGTGTACGGCGTCGAGGACAGGATCGAGTTCATTGTCGGTGACTTCTTCCGCCTGGCGCCTTTCCTCAAG GCTGATTTGGTGTTCCTTTCACCACCCTGGGGAGGGCCATCATACATTCAAGCTCCAGTTTACACCCTTGATATGCTGAAGCCGAAAGACGG GTATGCGACATTTCGAGCAGCTCAGAAAATAGCTCCTAACATCATGATGTTCTTGCCGCGGACCGTGGACGTGACTCAAGTGGAGGAACTTTCCTGGCTGTCTTGCCCTCCCTTAGATTTTGAT AGCGAAGAGAACTACGTGCACCGCAGATTCAAAGGAATCACTGCCTATTTTGGAAGACGATGA